From one Bacteroides intestinalis DSM 17393 genomic stretch:
- the prfA gene encoding peptide chain release factor 1 yields the protein MADNNTILEKLEGLVARFEEVSTLITDPAVIADQKRYVKLTKEYKELGDLMEARKEYIQVLNGIEEAKEIITNEADPEMREMAREELDACQARQPELEEHIKLLLVPADPQDSKNAILEIRGGTGGDEAAIFAGDLFRMYTKFCETKGWKMEISSVNEGAAGGFKEIICSVTGDNVYGTLKYESGVHRVQRVPATETQGRVHTSAASVAVLPEAEEFDVVINEGEIKWDTFRSGGAGGQNVNKVESGVRLRYVWKNPNTGVSEEILIECTETRDQPKNKERALSRLRTFIYDKEHQKYLDDIASKRKTMVSTGDRSAKIRTYNYPQGRITDHRINYTIYNLAAFMDGDIQDCIDHLIVAENAERLKESEL from the coding sequence ATGGCAGACAACAACACCATATTAGAAAAACTCGAAGGCCTCGTTGCTCGCTTCGAAGAAGTATCGACGCTGATTACAGACCCGGCAGTGATTGCCGACCAGAAGCGTTACGTTAAACTCACCAAAGAGTACAAAGAACTGGGCGATCTGATGGAGGCCCGCAAAGAATATATCCAAGTGCTGAACGGCATCGAGGAAGCCAAAGAGATCATCACTAACGAAGCCGATCCGGAGATGCGGGAAATGGCACGCGAAGAATTGGATGCCTGTCAGGCACGCCAGCCGGAACTGGAAGAACATATCAAACTCCTCCTCGTGCCTGCCGACCCACAGGACAGCAAGAACGCCATCCTCGAAATCCGTGGCGGTACAGGTGGTGACGAAGCTGCCATCTTTGCCGGAGACCTCTTCCGCATGTACACCAAATTCTGCGAAACAAAAGGTTGGAAGATGGAAATATCCAGCGTCAACGAAGGTGCAGCAGGTGGATTCAAGGAAATCATTTGCAGCGTTACGGGCGATAATGTGTACGGAACGTTGAAGTATGAATCGGGTGTACACCGCGTGCAGCGCGTTCCGGCCACTGAAACTCAGGGGCGTGTGCACACTTCCGCCGCATCCGTAGCTGTGCTGCCCGAAGCAGAAGAGTTCGATGTAGTAATTAACGAAGGCGAAATCAAGTGGGATACCTTCCGAAGCGGCGGTGCCGGCGGACAGAACGTAAATAAGGTGGAATCCGGTGTGCGTCTGCGCTATGTCTGGAAGAACCCCAATACGGGTGTTTCTGAGGAAATCCTGATAGAATGTACCGAAACGCGCGATCAACCGAAGAATAAGGAACGCGCCCTCTCACGCTTGCGTACATTTATTTACGACAAAGAACACCAGAAATATCTGGACGATATTGCCTCCAAGCGTAAGACAATGGTATCCACCGGAGACCGCTCCGCTAAAATCCGTACCTACAACTATCCGCAAGGACGTATCACTGATCATCGTATCAACTATACCATTTATAACCTTGCCGCCTTCATGGATGGCGATATCCAGGACTGCATAGACCACCTGATTGTAGCGGAAAATGCAGAACGACTGAAAGAGAGTGAACTGTAA
- a CDS encoding HD domain-containing protein yields MFERKIINDPVFGFINIPKGLLYDIVRHPLLQRLNRIKQLGLSSVVYPGAQHTRFQHSLGAFHLTSEAVQQLASKGNFIFDSEAEAVQAAILMHDIGHGPFSHVLEDTIVQGVSHEDISLMLMERINKEMNGQLTLAIQIFKDEYPKKFLHQLVSGQLDMDRMDYLRRDSFYTGVTEGNIGSARIIKMLDVKEDHLVVESKGIYSIENFLTARRLMYWQVYLHKTSVAYEKMLISALLRAKELASKGVELFASPALRFFLYNDINKETFYNNPECLENFIQLDDNDIWTALKVWSTHSDKVLSTLSFGMINRNIFKVEISTEPICEERKKELTLQISQQLDIPLSEASYFVSTPSIEKNMYDPADDSIDILYKDGSIKNIAEASDMLNISLLSKKVKKYYLCYQRLHR; encoded by the coding sequence GTGTTCGAACGAAAGATCATTAACGACCCGGTGTTCGGGTTCATCAATATCCCGAAGGGGTTGCTGTACGACATCGTGCGGCATCCTCTTTTGCAACGTTTAAACCGCATCAAGCAACTGGGTTTGTCGTCTGTGGTTTATCCCGGTGCACAGCACACGCGCTTTCAACATTCGTTGGGGGCTTTCCATTTGACGAGCGAAGCTGTCCAGCAGCTCGCCAGCAAGGGAAACTTCATTTTCGACAGTGAAGCCGAAGCAGTACAGGCAGCCATTCTGATGCATGACATCGGACACGGTCCTTTCTCTCATGTACTGGAAGACACCATCGTACAGGGTGTATCTCACGAGGATATCTCCCTCATGCTGATGGAACGTATCAACAAAGAAATGAACGGGCAACTCACACTTGCCATCCAGATATTCAAGGACGAATACCCCAAGAAGTTCCTGCACCAACTGGTCAGCGGACAACTTGACATGGACCGCATGGACTACCTGCGCCGCGACAGTTTCTACACCGGCGTAACGGAAGGCAACATCGGCTCGGCACGCATCATCAAGATGCTCGATGTGAAAGAAGACCATCTCGTGGTAGAATCCAAAGGTATCTATTCCATTGAAAACTTCCTCACTGCCCGCCGTCTAATGTACTGGCAGGTATATCTGCACAAAACGTCCGTTGCATACGAGAAAATGCTCATCAGCGCCTTGCTCCGTGCTAAAGAATTAGCAAGTAAAGGTGTGGAATTATTTGCTTCACCAGCATTGCGTTTTTTCCTTTACAATGACATCAACAAGGAAACTTTCTATAACAATCCGGAGTGCCTAGAGAATTTTATCCAACTGGACGACAATGATATATGGACCGCATTAAAGGTCTGGAGCACCCACAGTGACAAGGTTTTATCCACACTGAGCTTCGGTATGATCAACCGTAATATCTTTAAAGTGGAAATTTCTACCGAACCAATATGTGAAGAAAGGAAAAAAGAGTTAACTTTGCAAATCAGTCAGCAACTGGACATACCCCTCTCTGAAGCGAGCTATTTCGTCTCTACCCCCAGCATCGAGAAGAATATGTACGACCCGGCAGACGATAGCATTGATATCCTTTATAAAGACGGAAGTATCAAGAATATTGCTGAAGCATCGGACATGCTCAATATTTCCCTACTGTCTAAAAAGGTAAAAAAATACTATCTCTGCTACCAACGTTTGCATAGGTAA
- a CDS encoding alpha/beta hydrolase encodes MKKGIKYSLLGLLAVIVIALTGASFYMLGYSLRPEHNKGKDIPGSYEYMLSEYPQIKPWIDSLQTVGALRDTFIINPDGVQLHAIYAAAPEPTHKTAVIVHGYTDDCIRMLMIGYLYNKDLKYNILLPDLQNQGLSGGPAIQMGWKDRLDVLRWMDIANDIYGGNTQMVVHGISMGAATTMMVSGEPQQPFVKCFVEDCGYTSVWDEFSYELKGQFGLPPFPLMYTTSWLCNAKYGWNFKEASSLNQVRKCKLPMFFIHGDADTYVPTWMVYPLYEAKSEPKELWLAPGATHAMSYKDHPEEYTERVKNFVGKYIY; translated from the coding sequence ATGAAGAAAGGTATCAAGTACAGTCTACTCGGACTGTTAGCAGTTATCGTTATTGCCCTCACGGGTGCGAGTTTCTACATGCTCGGCTACTCGCTGAGACCAGAGCACAACAAAGGGAAAGATATTCCCGGCTCCTACGAGTATATGCTCAGCGAGTATCCGCAAATCAAGCCTTGGATAGATAGTTTGCAAACTGTCGGTGCTTTACGGGATACCTTTATTATCAACCCTGACGGGGTGCAACTGCATGCCATTTACGCAGCCGCCCCCGAACCTACCCACAAAACAGCCGTCATCGTGCATGGTTATACGGACGATTGCATCCGCATGCTGATGATAGGTTACCTTTACAACAAAGATTTAAAGTATAACATTCTGTTGCCCGACCTGCAGAATCAGGGATTAAGCGGAGGCCCTGCCATTCAAATGGGTTGGAAAGACCGGCTGGACGTATTGCGCTGGATGGACATTGCCAACGATATTTACGGCGGAAATACCCAGATGGTAGTACATGGCATCTCTATGGGTGCCGCCACCACTATGATGGTATCCGGTGAGCCTCAACAACCTTTTGTGAAATGTTTTGTGGAAGATTGCGGTTATACCAGCGTCTGGGATGAATTCTCCTACGAGTTGAAGGGACAGTTCGGGTTGCCTCCTTTCCCGTTGATGTACACCACCAGCTGGCTGTGCAACGCGAAATACGGCTGGAACTTCAAGGAAGCTTCTTCGCTGAATCAGGTCAGGAAATGCAAACTGCCGATGTTCTTCATTCATGGCGATGCAGATACATACGTACCCACCTGGATGGTATATCCCCTCTACGAGGCAAAATCGGAACCTAAAGAATTGTGGCTTGCCCCCGGTGCCACACACGCCATGTCCTACAAGGATCACCCGGAGGAATACACCGAACGTGTGAAGAATTTTGTAGGAAAATACATCTATTGA
- a CDS encoding AIR synthase-related protein, with amino-acid sequence MSNQRYMMRGVSASKEDVHNAIKNIDKGIFPQAFCKIIPDILGGDPEYCNIMHADGAGTKSSLAYMYWKETGDLSVWKGIAQDALIMNIDDLLCVGAVDNILVSSTIGRNKLLIPGEVISAIINGTDELLAELREMGVGVYATGGETADVGDLVRTIIVDSTVTCRMKRSDVIDNANIRPGDVIVGLASYGQATYEKEYNGGMGSNGLTSARHDVFSKYLAEKYPESYDKAVPEELVYSGGLKLTDAVEDSPLDAGKLVLSPTRTYAPVVKKLLDALRPEIHGMVHCSGGAQTKVLHFIGDNCRVIKDNLFPVPPLFKTIKEQSNTDWAEMYKVFNMGHRLEVYLSPEHAEEVIAISKSFGIDAQIVGRIEESNQKELIINSEFGKFKY; translated from the coding sequence ATGAGTAACCAAAGATACATGATGCGCGGTGTCAGCGCTTCTAAAGAAGATGTGCACAATGCCATCAAGAACATCGACAAAGGTATTTTCCCGCAGGCTTTCTGCAAAATTATCCCTGACATTTTGGGCGGTGACCCGGAGTATTGCAACATTATGCACGCTGACGGTGCAGGCACGAAGTCCTCATTGGCTTATATGTACTGGAAAGAAACAGGTGATCTTTCTGTTTGGAAAGGCATTGCACAAGATGCACTGATTATGAATATCGACGACCTGCTCTGCGTAGGTGCAGTAGATAATATCCTGGTTTCTTCTACCATCGGACGCAACAAACTCCTTATTCCGGGAGAAGTAATCTCCGCCATCATCAACGGTACGGACGAATTGCTCGCCGAGCTCCGCGAAATGGGTGTAGGCGTATATGCTACAGGCGGTGAAACTGCCGATGTAGGCGATTTGGTACGTACCATCATCGTAGACAGTACCGTAACTTGCCGCATGAAGCGCAGCGATGTGATTGATAATGCCAATATCCGTCCGGGTGATGTAATTGTAGGCTTGGCTTCTTACGGACAGGCTACTTACGAAAAGGAATATAACGGTGGTATGGGCAGCAACGGACTAACCAGCGCCCGTCATGATGTATTCTCCAAATATCTGGCAGAAAAATATCCCGAAAGTTATGACAAGGCAGTGCCCGAAGAACTGGTTTACTCCGGTGGTCTGAAACTGACGGATGCCGTAGAAGACAGCCCGCTGGATGCAGGCAAATTGGTACTCTCCCCTACCCGCACGTATGCGCCGGTAGTGAAGAAGTTGCTGGATGCACTTCGCCCTGAAATTCACGGTATGGTACACTGCTCGGGTGGTGCACAGACGAAAGTGTTGCACTTTATAGGTGACAATTGCCGCGTGATTAAGGATAATTTGTTCCCTGTTCCTCCTTTGTTCAAAACGATTAAAGAGCAGAGCAATACGGACTGGGCAGAAATGTACAAGGTATTCAATATGGGACACCGCCTTGAAGTATATTTATCGCCCGAACATGCCGAGGAAGTAATTGCCATCAGCAAGAGCTTCGGCATCGATGCACAGATTGTTGGACGTATTGAAGAAAGCAACCAGAAAGAACTGATTATCAATAGTGAGTTCGGAAAATTCAAATACTAA
- a CDS encoding RNA polymerase sigma factor yields the protein MEQNTKEKQFTSLIEEYKRVIYKICYMYATDGDNFKDLYQDVVINLWKGFEGYEGKGKLSSWIYRVGLNTCISFYRQQQRRGEHTSLDSLYGLEAEDSETTRRLKEMYRLIAGLDKFERAVILLWLDENSYEEIAEIVGVPRNTVASRLKRIKDKLTKQANS from the coding sequence ATGGAACAGAATACGAAAGAAAAACAGTTCACTTCTCTCATCGAGGAATACAAGCGAGTGATCTATAAAATCTGCTACATGTATGCAACGGATGGAGATAATTTTAAAGATCTCTACCAAGATGTAGTAATAAACCTTTGGAAAGGCTTCGAGGGTTATGAAGGAAAGGGTAAACTTTCTTCGTGGATTTACCGCGTGGGATTGAATACCTGTATATCCTTCTACCGCCAGCAGCAACGCCGGGGCGAACATACTTCCTTGGATTCCCTCTACGGGCTGGAAGCAGAGGACAGTGAAACGACCCGACGCTTGAAAGAGATGTATCGCCTCATTGCGGGACTGGACAAGTTTGAACGTGCCGTCATCTTGCTGTGGCTGGATGAAAATTCTTACGAAGAGATTGCGGAAATTGTTGGTGTGCCGCGCAATACCGTAGCTTCAAGATTAAAACGAATTAAGGATAAACTTACAAAACAAGCGAATAGCTAA
- a CDS encoding shikimate dehydrogenase family protein, translating into MQKYGLIGYPLRHSFSIGYFNEKFKSENIDAEYVNFEIPNINDFMEVIEENPNLCGLNVTIPYKEQVIPFLDELDKDTAKIGAVNVIKIIRQPKGKVKLVGYNSDIIGFTQSIEPLLQPHHKKALILGTGGASKAVYRGLANLGIESVFVSRTKKESSHLTYDELTPEIMQEYTIIVNCTPVGMYPKVDFCPDIPYDQLTPNHLLYDLLYNPNETLFMKKGEAHGAVTKNGLEMLLLQAFAAWEIWDK; encoded by the coding sequence ATGCAGAAATACGGTTTAATAGGCTATCCGCTGAGACATTCGTTTTCCATCGGATATTTCAATGAAAAGTTCAAATCGGAGAATATCGACGCCGAATATGTAAACTTTGAGATACCCAACATCAATGACTTTATGGAAGTCATAGAGGAAAATCCCAACCTCTGCGGACTTAATGTGACCATTCCGTACAAAGAACAGGTCATCCCCTTTCTTGACGAACTGGACAAAGATACCGCAAAGATCGGCGCAGTGAACGTCATCAAAATCATCCGCCAGCCGAAGGGAAAAGTAAAACTTGTCGGCTATAACTCGGATATCATAGGATTTACACAGTCCATTGAACCTTTACTGCAACCCCATCACAAGAAGGCGCTGATTCTGGGTACAGGCGGTGCATCCAAAGCCGTCTATCGCGGACTGGCCAATCTGGGCATCGAAAGCGTATTCGTATCGCGTACGAAAAAGGAATCGTCTCACCTCACTTATGACGAACTGACACCGGAGATTATGCAGGAATATACTATTATCGTAAACTGTACACCCGTAGGCATGTACCCTAAGGTGGATTTCTGTCCGGATATTCCTTATGATCAATTAACTCCCAACCATTTACTCTACGATTTGTTATATAATCCCAATGAAACCCTTTTCATGAAAAAGGGAGAGGCTCACGGCGCCGTTACTAAAAACGGACTGGAAATGCTGTTATTGCAAGCATTTGCCGCATGGGAAATATGGGACAAATAG
- a CDS encoding PIN domain-containing protein: MRYLIDTNIFVYLATDVDSLNRDVLSLFEEPDALLYMSAESVRELIVAYRNKGLCSKRWKSIEEMVVAIENDFYVKILPLKKEHMKTYAKMEINEA, translated from the coding sequence ATGAGATACCTTATAGATACAAACATCTTTGTTTATTTGGCCACTGACGTAGATTCTTTAAATCGCGATGTTTTGTCATTGTTTGAAGAGCCTGATGCATTGTTGTATATGAGTGCCGAGTCTGTCCGCGAATTAATAGTTGCCTATCGCAACAAAGGCTTGTGCTCCAAGCGGTGGAAATCAATAGAAGAGATGGTAGTCGCCATTGAAAACGACTTCTACGTCAAGATACTCCCTTTAAAGAAGGAGCACATGAAAACTTACGCAAAAATGGAAATAAATGAAGCCTAG
- a CDS encoding LemA family protein produces the protein MKKSTIIILVVLALLVIWGVTGYNGLVTMDENVSGQWSNVETQYQRRADLIPNLVSTVKGYASHEKETLEGVVEARSQATQIKVDVNDLTPEKLAEYQKAQGAVTSALGKLLAITENYPDLKANQNFLELQAQLEGTENRINVARTNFNNAAKNFNTAIRRFPKNILASLFGFEKRAYFEASEGAETAPQVQF, from the coding sequence ATGAAGAAATCAACTATTATCATTCTTGTTGTTTTAGCTCTCCTCGTCATTTGGGGTGTTACTGGTTATAACGGACTAGTAACTATGGATGAAAACGTAAGCGGACAATGGTCAAACGTTGAAACACAATATCAACGCCGTGCCGACTTGATTCCGAATCTGGTTAGTACGGTAAAAGGATACGCTTCTCATGAAAAAGAAACTCTGGAGGGTGTAGTAGAGGCTCGCAGCCAGGCTACTCAAATTAAAGTAGATGTTAATGATCTGACTCCGGAAAAGTTGGCTGAATACCAGAAAGCTCAAGGTGCGGTAACTTCTGCATTGGGTAAGTTGCTTGCCATTACTGAGAATTACCCCGACCTGAAAGCAAACCAGAATTTCCTGGAACTGCAAGCTCAATTGGAAGGTACTGAAAACCGTATCAACGTGGCACGTACCAACTTCAACAATGCAGCAAAGAACTTCAATACTGCCATCCGCCGCTTCCCGAAGAACATTCTTGCAAGTCTGTTCGGTTTCGAAAAGCGTGCTTACTTTGAAGCTTCCGAAGGAGCTGAAACAGCACCGCAGGTACAGTTCTAA
- the pyrF gene encoding orotidine-5'-phosphate decarboxylase, which yields MNKQQLFENIKRKKSFLCVGLDTDIKKIPEHLLKEEDPIFAFNKAIIDATADLCIAYKPNLAFYESMGVKGWIAFEKTVKYIKENYPDQFIIADAKRGDIGNTSAMYARTFFDELDIDSVTVAPYMGEDSVTPFLTYEGKWVILLALTSNKGSHDFQLTEDPNGERLFEKVLRKSQEWGNDGQMMYVVGATQGRAFEDIRKIVPNHFLLVPGVGAQGGSLEEVCKYGMNSTCGLIVNSSRGIIYVDKTEKFAEAARNAAKEVQQQMAEQLKGVINA from the coding sequence ATGAACAAACAACAACTTTTTGAAAATATCAAGCGTAAGAAATCATTCCTCTGCGTAGGTCTGGATACAGACATCAAGAAAATCCCGGAACACTTGTTGAAAGAAGAAGATCCGATCTTCGCCTTCAATAAAGCCATCATCGACGCAACGGCTGACCTTTGCATTGCCTACAAACCGAACCTCGCTTTCTATGAGAGCATGGGCGTGAAAGGCTGGATCGCTTTTGAAAAGACTGTGAAATATATCAAGGAAAACTATCCCGACCAATTCATCATTGCCGATGCAAAGCGTGGTGATATTGGAAATACCTCTGCCATGTATGCCCGCACATTCTTCGACGAACTGGACATCGACTCTGTAACCGTAGCCCCTTACATGGGTGAGGACAGTGTTACTCCGTTCCTGACTTACGAAGGCAAGTGGGTAATCCTCCTGGCACTGACAAGCAACAAAGGCTCCCACGACTTCCAGTTGACGGAAGATCCCAACGGCGAACGCCTTTTCGAAAAAGTACTGCGCAAGTCTCAGGAATGGGGCAACGACGGACAGATGATGTATGTGGTAGGTGCCACACAAGGCCGTGCTTTCGAAGATATCCGCAAGATTGTTCCCAACCACTTCCTGCTTGTGCCGGGCGTAGGTGCGCAGGGTGGCTCACTGGAAGAAGTTTGTAAGTATGGCATGAACTCCACTTGCGGACTGATTGTAAACTCCAGCCGTGGTATCATCTATGTGGATAAGACTGAAAAATTTGCAGAAGCTGCACGCAACGCCGCAAAGGAAGTGCAACAGCAGATGGCGGAACAGTTGAAGGGAGTGATTAACGCCTAA
- a CDS encoding TPM domain-containing protein → MKRLISISLFLCLLLSMQAQKVYTTDNIPKVHLQNKMRYVCNPDGILSQAACDSIDRMLYALEQQTGIETVVAVVPSIGNDDCFDFAHRLLNEWGVGKKGKNNGLVILLVTDQRCIQFYTGYGLEGDLPDAICKRIQTRDMIPYLKDGNWDAGMVAGMRAVCGRLDGSMVNDTDDEEDISFFGILAAVIGFFVVAGGIGWMAARAASKCPNCGQHKLQRTSSKVISRINGVKTEDVTYTCRNCGHKIVRRKQSYDENYRGGGGGGPVIFGGGGGFGGGGGGFSGGSFGGGMGGGGGAGSRF, encoded by the coding sequence ATGAAAAGATTAATCTCCATAAGTTTATTCCTATGCCTGCTGCTATCCATGCAGGCACAGAAGGTCTATACTACAGACAATATCCCCAAAGTACATCTTCAGAACAAAATGCGCTATGTCTGCAATCCGGACGGCATCCTCTCTCAGGCTGCCTGCGACAGCATCGACCGTATGTTGTATGCATTGGAACAACAGACCGGCATTGAGACAGTAGTTGCCGTGGTTCCGTCTATCGGCAATGATGATTGCTTTGACTTTGCGCACCGCCTGCTCAATGAATGGGGTGTAGGAAAGAAAGGAAAGAATAATGGTCTGGTCATTCTTCTGGTGACCGACCAGCGCTGCATCCAGTTCTATACAGGTTATGGACTGGAAGGAGATCTGCCCGATGCCATCTGTAAACGTATCCAGACGCGCGACATGATTCCTTATCTGAAAGATGGTAACTGGGATGCAGGTATGGTTGCCGGTATGCGTGCCGTATGCGGCAGACTGGACGGTAGCATGGTGAATGATACAGATGATGAAGAAGACATTTCCTTCTTCGGCATTCTGGCAGCAGTTATCGGATTCTTTGTTGTTGCCGGAGGAATCGGTTGGATGGCGGCACGTGCCGCAAGCAAATGCCCCAACTGCGGACAGCACAAATTGCAACGCACCAGCAGTAAAGTGATTTCCCGAATCAACGGAGTAAAAACGGAAGATGTTACCTACACTTGCCGCAACTGCGGACACAAGATAGTACGCCGCAAACAGTCGTATGATGAAAACTATCGCGGAGGTGGCGGAGGAGGTCCGGTTATCTTCGGTGGTGGCGGAGGCTTCGGCGGCGGAGGCGGTGGCTTCAGCGGAGGCAGCTTCGGTGGAGGTATGGGAGGTGGCGGAGGTGCCGGTTCCCGATTCTGA
- a CDS encoding DUF4153 domain-containing protein has product MKGQFLNKAFHTLTEAFQNCLKRFPTTVCFVLALTAYLAYLVSTEMDDEKKLTLVLGYYFSVGTLLSLTLHLWSEEIKNRIKEISVHIVMHVLLIADAVYLYSLSPERSLTEISIAHGAAILALWLSVFFLSFTQEKNDIPSWNFASYTVGAFVTANVVGLIMSGGISLLVFSLHQLFDVDVSWKCYLYILVVCSVLLPMLLFLGMLPKNKLKHNQEPQPSEFLNGTIHFLFLPLMAGYLLVLYIYATRILISWELPTGWVSWLVVALMAGCIAIEFGLYPSRVSESKRINEWIARWLPALVLPLLILMTVGIIRRFNDYGVTINRLYLITLNIWCYIVCFGLVLTRARRISWIPISFSIIFLLTSVLPVNYASITRNVMRRSIEKELARSGKTDLPLSRNQYDNWLDSLPAKTALQVNDRLRYLHYWFGRKSIADLVDKDASFYYAKNRFGQNSDETADNDKAADNNRAISYSAQASSLTSIEIPKGYSCFVIIPESSRQLKIPHKYIETGVLPASLGTRTDKMNDTAYIDLKNIKALQRYKYGEMPPAQFKCNSDKCLFILTGFSLDYQEEGNEALFLNINGYLFRK; this is encoded by the coding sequence ATGAAAGGACAGTTTTTAAATAAAGCATTTCATACTCTGACGGAAGCATTTCAGAATTGCCTGAAACGTTTTCCAACCACAGTATGTTTTGTCCTTGCACTTACCGCCTATCTGGCTTATCTGGTATCTACCGAAATGGATGATGAAAAGAAGCTGACGCTGGTTTTGGGTTATTACTTCTCTGTCGGTACTCTGCTCTCACTCACTCTCCATCTGTGGAGCGAAGAGATAAAGAACCGGATTAAAGAAATCAGCGTGCACATTGTGATGCATGTATTGCTTATTGCCGACGCAGTGTATCTCTACAGCCTCTCTCCGGAGCGGTCGCTCACAGAAATAAGCATAGCTCACGGAGCGGCTATCCTCGCTTTGTGGCTTTCAGTCTTTTTCCTCTCATTCACCCAAGAAAAGAATGACATTCCAAGCTGGAACTTTGCTTCCTACACCGTAGGGGCTTTTGTTACGGCAAACGTGGTGGGACTGATTATGAGTGGCGGAATAAGCCTGCTCGTCTTTTCACTCCACCAACTTTTCGATGTAGATGTAAGCTGGAAATGTTACCTGTATATCCTTGTTGTATGCAGTGTATTGCTTCCGATGCTGCTCTTCCTCGGTATGTTGCCCAAAAATAAGCTAAAGCACAACCAAGAACCGCAACCATCGGAGTTCCTGAACGGAACGATACATTTCCTTTTTCTCCCGCTCATGGCAGGATATCTGCTTGTGCTCTATATCTATGCCACCCGCATCCTTATCAGTTGGGAACTGCCTACAGGCTGGGTATCCTGGCTCGTTGTGGCGCTCATGGCGGGATGCATCGCCATTGAATTCGGACTGTATCCGTCACGGGTCAGTGAATCAAAGCGCATAAACGAATGGATTGCACGCTGGCTGCCTGCCCTGGTATTGCCGTTACTGATATTAATGACAGTCGGCATCATCCGCCGCTTCAACGATTATGGTGTCACAATCAACCGGCTTTATCTGATCACACTCAATATCTGGTGTTATATCGTTTGCTTCGGACTGGTCCTCACCCGGGCACGCCGCATCAGTTGGATTCCCATTTCATTTTCCATCATCTTCCTGCTGACTTCCGTATTGCCGGTGAACTATGCAAGTATCACCCGGAACGTTATGCGCCGTAGCATAGAGAAGGAACTGGCACGAAGCGGTAAAACAGACTTGCCCCTTTCACGCAACCAGTACGACAACTGGCTGGATTCACTTCCGGCAAAGACTGCATTGCAAGTAAACGACCGGCTCCGTTATCTGCACTACTGGTTCGGACGGAAAAGCATAGCCGACCTTGTGGACAAAGACGCATCATTCTATTATGCCAAAAACCGTTTCGGTCAGAACAGTGATGAAACGGCCGACAACGATAAAGCCGCTGACAATAACCGGGCTATATCATACAGTGCTCAGGCATCCTCACTGACAAGCATCGAGATTCCTAAGGGATACAGCTGTTTCGTTATCATACCGGAATCAAGCAGGCAACTCAAGATTCCACATAAGTATATAGAAACAGGAGTATTGCCCGCCTCTCTCGGTACCCGGACAGATAAAATGAACGATACGGCATACATTGACCTTAAAAACATTAAAGCACTTCAACGTTATAAATATGGTGAAATGCCTCCCGCTCAATTCAAATGTAACTCCGATAAGTGCCTCTTCATACTGACAGGCTTCTCCTTAGATTATCAAGAGGAAGGAAACGAGGCTCTTTTCCTGAATATAAACGGCTATTTATTCAGGAAATAA